Within Sorghum bicolor cultivar BTx623 chromosome 2, Sorghum_bicolor_NCBIv3, whole genome shotgun sequence, the genomic segment agaatggatggAGTAATAATATATCTAAGCCTGAGGTATGGCATCTGAAGACATCTACATGACTGCAGCCAATACACTCTTGATTTGCAGCGAATATGATCACGTAGGGCAGTAATTATGCTATATACCCAATAAAAAAATCATCCAAATAAACTAGCGTTCGTACCGCCCACAGCCAAAGCAATGTCCTTGAAAAAAATAAGCTGGTCCATTATTAACTGATGAAGGTTTCATACACCAGATCGGACCAGGATGAGCAATTATTAGATAACATTAATCTGCAGGGCGCACTTCCAACTATACAACCTCAACCTTGTGGCTATATATACCCATCCCAACCTGCAGCTTATTAAGTACACTGCAGATCTAGCAAGTGTCCTAGAAAGCAATGACAGGAACAACAAACAAGGCCTTGCTCTGCTTTTGCCTCTTGATGCTAattgccttgtcatcatcaggTATATATATCCTATCTCTGAAACTCTGATGCCTCTATAATACCACATCGATGTTTTTGGTAACCAATCAAATAACTGGTATGTGAAATGATTGAGCTGATTGATTTTTGTGATCTTGATCTATTCAGCAAGAGAGCTGTCACCACTGCGCGAGGGAGACGACGATCCTGGAGACACCAAGACAAAATGGAAGTGCTTCCGACTGTGGGACAACTATTGTGTGAAGAACAAGAGATGTGTGAACAAGTGCCAGGGCGCCGATGGAAAGGGCTACCATCACGGACACTGCGAGTTGTGGACATGTGTTTGTTGCAAGAAGAAAGGCGAGGATAATAATGAAGTAGTAGCTCCTAGCAACGCGCAGCTAGGCCCGAGCACAATTACGCAGTAGTATGAAACAAACAAAGCGTTAGGGGAGCTCAAATGGTTTTCGTGCGCATTTCACTGTATTGTGTGATTGGGTAAACTTTTGATGTTACTGATTGATTGAAACAATAAGACGTACCTTTACGCAGTTTTTGGCTGATCGGCTCCAAGAGCACTTGGGAAGTTGGgattgggagagagagagagttgagTGTTGGATGCTCCCAGCTAGCGAATACTAGGATTCAAAAGCAAAGATCCAGTGCACTCGAGAGATCTTTGCTGCTATCAGATGCACACACCAATATGCTTCACTATCCTCAAGACTCGTGTCCTAAGATTGCAATATCCTATTtgtatcttccttttgagaactCCCATGATCTGATGATCGCTTGTATGGTTGTATGCACTGTACACTGACAAAAACCACACCTCCAGTCATCATATCTTTCCGTTTGCACCAAGTTGCAAAAGGAGCATTTCCAATAGCGTCCTGCAGCTACCGAACTAGAAACAACAAAAAAATCGGGAGCACATAATAATAGTTTCAGAGATGTTGCTACTCCAGCCCATCTGCCCCAAAACCCAACATGCTTTGCTTGATATCTTCATGACCCTGACCCTCCCCTGATCTTTTACCCACAGTCACAAAAATATAATATTTTGAGTACTTCAATTGTTGGCCATTCCCTAATAAACAATTATTCTATGTTGTTGTAGTCTAGATTACTAATAATTGTTCTTGTTAGATTTAGATCATTCAATGGTTCAACTAATTAAACTATAAATTCTAACCAAACTGCTATCCAGTCTACTCCCTTTGTTcgaaattataagtcgttttgacttttttagtatatctattttgctatgtatctatatataataatatGCCTAGATATATAGCAAAATGGATGAACCAAACAAGTCAAatcgacttataatttagaacgaagGAAGTATATCTATATCTGTATCTATATctgtatctatatctatatctatatctatatctatatctatatctatatctatatctatatctatatctatatctatattctCTTCTTTTCTCTAATATTAATAAATAGTCTAAATTTCTCTgcatctattttttttcttccggCCCTCCCTTAACTAATTTTATGAATATGGAAACCGGATATAAGCCCTTCTCTTTATTTAACAGTGTAGGGCTACTTAAGATAGTCTGAATAGATAGCAATCCTAATCTAATTAGATCTCTCTAATCCTGAGTAATCTGAATAGA encodes:
- the LOC110432265 gene encoding uncharacterized protein LOC110432265, with the translated sequence MTGTTNKALLCFCLLMLIALSSSARELSPLREGDDDPGDTKTKWKCFRLWDNYCVKNKRCVNKCQGADGKGYHHGHCELWTCVCCKKKGEDNNEVVAPSNAQLGPSTITQ